The region ACTTCTTCGCTACCGTATTGCGCACATGGCGAGCCAATGCAACTACGTCCTGACTGCTGGCATCATTCAGGTTAACCAGAACGAGCGCCTGTTGGCGATGTACCGCGGCACCGCCAATTTGATAACCCTTCAACTCACATTGGTCGATCAACCAGCCGGCGGCCAACTTCACCTGGCCATCCCGTTGCGGATAATGTGGCATATCGGGGTATAGGGCAACCAGCTCGGCGCCCTTCTCCTCGCTGACAAGCGGGTTCTTGAAGAAGCTACCTGCATTACCGGTCACAGCGGGATCAGGCAATTTGCTGCGGCGCATAGCGCATACCGAATCAAATATCTGACGTGGCGTCACCGTTTCCGGATCCATTTTCGTCAGATCGCCATAATTCAGCATCGGGCTCCACTGTTTGCTCAGTCGCAAGCCTACGCCGACAATGATGTGGCCGATCTGAAAATGATGCTTGAAAATACTTTCACGATAACCGAACCCGCACTCCGATGTCGGAATGCGATCGATGGCGCCTGTATTAAAGTCCAGTAAATCAACGTAGTTACATACGCTTTTGAGTTCGATGCCGTAGGCACCGATATTTTGAATAGGTGCAGAACCGACCAGCCCCGGGATTAGAGCCAGATTTTCCAGC is a window of Serratia plymuthica DNA encoding:
- the murB gene encoding UDP-N-acetylmuramate dehydrogenase yields the protein MSTERASLKTHNTFALPVNTAHLVIADTIELMIKVWQKTQKRQEPLLVLGEGSNVLFLEDFAGTVMINQFKGIDIREDKDAWYLHVGAGENWHGLVCSTLDKGIPGLENLALIPGLVGSAPIQNIGAYGIELKSVCNYVDLLDFNTGAIDRIPTSECGFGYRESIFKHHFQIGHIIVGVGLRLSKQWSPMLNYGDLTKMDPETVTPRQIFDSVCAMRRSKLPDPAVTGNAGSFFKNPLVSEEKGAELVALYPDMPHYPQRDGQVKLAAGWLIDQCELKGYQIGGAAVHRQQALVLVNLNDASSQDVVALARHVRNTVAKKFDVWLEPEVRFIGATGERNALEVLA